A window of the Cucurbita pepo subsp. pepo cultivar mu-cu-16 chromosome LG01, ASM280686v2, whole genome shotgun sequence genome harbors these coding sequences:
- the LOC111798695 gene encoding protein NRT1/ PTR FAMILY 4.6-like: MESGDRVSRWEGYVDWRKRPALKGRHGGIIAAAFDLVVEILENLAFLANASNLVMYLSHYMHFSPSKSANNVTDFMGTAFLLALLGGFLSDAFFTSYLIYLISAAIQLLGLAVLLIQAKIPSLMPPPCDRHANHGTMCEEASGGKEAMLFSGLYLVALGVGGIKGSLPSHGAEQFDDSTPHGRKRRSSFFNYFVFCLSCGGLIAVTLVVWVEDNKGWEWGFGIAMLSIVLSMVVFFAGSPLYRNKIPNGSPFTTISKVLVAAMFGCCIGMNSRNSISSMEMSPALDDKEAIQNEKERHSTDEVEEPSESLKFLNNAALNKPFYSALECTVKEVEEVKIVLRILPIFACTIILNCCVAQLSTFSVEQASTMDTKIGSFKVPPASLPIFPILFIMFLAPIYDHLIIPFSRRITKTETGITHLQRIGVGLLFSIGAMAVAAAVETKRKRVATKHGLLDSAQPLPISFLWIAIQYLFLGSADLFSLAGSLEFFFTEAPASMRSLATSLSWASLAMGYYLSSVVISIINNVTDRSDHQPWLSGRNLNHYHLERFYWLMCVLSGLNFVHYLFWAMQYKYRPKARQ; this comes from the exons ATG GAAAGTGGTGATCGAGTTAGTAGATGGGAAGGGTATGTGGATTGGAGGAAGAGGCCGGCTTTGAAAGGTCGCCATGGGGGAATCATTGCGGCAGCGTTTGATCTTG TTGTGGAGATATTGGAGAATTTGGCGTTTTTGGCAAATGCAAGCAACTTGGTGATGTACTTGTCGCATTACATGCACTTTTCTCCATCAAAATCAGCCAACAATGTCACAGATTTCATGGGAACTGCCTTCCTTCTTGCGCTCCTTGGTGGCTTTCTATCTGATGCCTTTTTCACCTCTTATCTCATCTACCTCATTAGTGCTGCCATTCAATTACTC GGATTGGCAGTGTTGCTGATACAAGCCAAGATACCATCGCTGATGCCTCCTCCATGCGATCGCCACGCAAACCATGGCACCATGTGCGAAGAAGCGAGCGGTGGTAAAGAAGCAATGTTGTTTTCTGGGCTATATCTGGTGGCGTTGGGAGTCGGTGGCATAAAAGGGTCGCTGCCGTCGCATGGGGCGGAGCAGTTTGACGACAGTACCCCACATGGCAGGAAAAGGAGATCCAGTTTCTTCAACTACTTTGTGTTTTGTCTGTCATGTGGTGGGCTAATTGCAGTCACCTTGGTGGTGTGGGTTGAAGACAACAAAGGCTGGGAGTGGGGCTTTGGAATTGCAATGCTCAGCATAGTTCTGTCCATGGTTGTGTTCTTTGCAGGCTCCCCTCTTTACCGCAACAAAATACCTAATGGAAGCCCATTCACAACAATTAGCAAG GTTTTAGTAGCTGCAATGTTTGGTTGCTGCATCGGCATGAACTCACGAAACTCGATATCGAGTATGGAGATGAGCCCGGCTCTTGATGACAAGGAAGCtatacaaaatgaaaaggaaagacaTTCAACAGATGAGGTGGAAGAGCCATCAGAGAGCCTCAAGTTTCTAAATAATGCAGCTCTGAATAAGCCATTCTATTCAGCATTAGAATGTACAGTgaaagaagttgaagaagtGAAGATTGTGTTGAGAATTCTACCAATATTTGCTTGCACCATCATCCTCAACTGCTGTGTAGCTCAGCTATCTACATTTTCGGTGGAACAAGCATCAACAATGGACACCAAAATAGGTTCTTTTAAAGTTCCACCTGCATCTCTCCCTATATTCCCAATACTCTTCATCATGTTCCTTGCACCGATATATGATCACTTAATCATCCCGTTTTCTCGGAGAATAACAAAAACTGAAACGGGGATCACTCATCTTCAGAGGATTGGAGTTGGGTTACTTTTCTCTATTGGAGCCATGGCTGTTGCAGCAGCTGTTGAGACTAAGCGCAAGAGAGTAGCCACCAAACACGGTCTACTCGACTCGGCTCAGCCATTGCCCATCTCGTTCCTTTGGATTGCCATCCAGTACTTGTTTCTGGGATCAGCAGATCTTTTCTCCTTGGCTGGATCATTGGAATTTTTCTTCACAGAAGCACCTGCAAGTATGAGATCCTTAGCTACATCTCTATCCTGGGCTTCTCTGGCTATGGGGTACTATCTTAGCTCAGTGGTTATATCAATAATCAACAACGTCACAGATAGATCAGACCACCAGCCATGGCTGTCGGGAAGAAATCTAAACCATTATCACCTTGAGAGATTCTACTGGTTGATGTGTGTGCTCAGTGGATTAAACTTTGTGCACTACCTATTTTGGGCTATGCAGTACAAGTACAGACCAAAAGCACGACAATag
- the LOC111798809 gene encoding protein TWIN LOV 1, producing the protein MEFQLGLIEQSLNSRYSLWVREALNDLSDNFTITDPSISGHPIVFVSRGFLKMTGYTKEEVIGKNGRMFQGPKTCRSSVMQIREAIREEKGIQINLLNYRKDGTPFWVFFQLSPVFCKEDGRIIHFVGVQVPIWKNSRKSICGFSRIQGVPYENEFRASKSLLESCRRELLSDSISELDFLLNRDSPPDSDIRGVDIEEPCEACDDEKQRAAIAISNILSVLTHHSEVTGRLVCERRCSVPRVGILCSSLNTSLNRIKQSFVLTDPNLPDMPIVYASDEFLKLTGYTRREVLGRNCRFLSGIDTDSSTLFKIKESLQSEQACTVRILNYRKNKSSFWNDLHISPVRNASGKVAYFVGVQMDEDDKKQDEHGLNPKMKQLSTVGAVRVAVRSLSMTVGCSRG; encoded by the exons ATGGAATTTCAATTGGGTTTGATTGAACAATCACTTAACAGTCGTTATTCTCTCTGGGTCCGTGAAGCTCTTAATGATTTATCGGATAATTTTACAATCACTGATCCCAGTATATCGGGTCACCCAATTGTGTTCGTGAGCCGTGGATTCTTGAAGATGACTGGATATACCAAAGAAGAGGTGATTGGAAAAAATGGGAGGATGTTTCAGGGCCCAAAAACTTGTAGGAGTTCAGTAATGCAAATTCGCGAGGCAATTAGGGAAGAGAAGgggattcaaattaatttgcTAAATTATCGTAAAGATGGTACACCCTTCTGGGTCTTTTTTCAACTGAGTCCTGTCTTCTGCAAGGAAGATGGGCGGATCATTCACTTTGTGGGTGTTCAGGTGCCGATATGGAAGAATTCAAGGAAATCTATATGTGGGTTCTCTAGAATTCAAGGTGTTCCTTATGAGAATGAATTTAGAGCGAGCAAAAGTCTTTTAGAGTCCTGCCGCCGGGAGTTGTTGTCTGATTCTATCTCGGAAttggattttcttttgaacAGAGATTCACCACCGGATTCCGACATCAGAG GAGTAGACATTGAAGAACCATGTGAAGCTTGTGATGATGAGAAGCAAAGAGCTGCAATTGCTATTAGTAACATCTTATCTGTCCTAACTCATCACAGTGAGGTAACTGGAAGATTGGTGTGCGAAAGGAGATGCAGCGTGCCAAGGGTGGGCATTCTTTGTTCATCCTTGAATACATCTCTTAATAGAATTAAACAGAGCTTTGTATT AACCGATCCGAACTTACCAGACATGCCTATAGTTTATGCGAGCGACGAGTTTTTGAAATTAACAG GTTATACTAGACGTGAAGTGCTGGGGCGCAACTGTAGATTCTTAAGTGGAATTGACACGGATTCTTCAACCCTTTTTAAG aTAAAGGAAAGTCTTCAATCTGAACAAGCTTGCACTGTGCGGATTTTAAATTACAG GAAAAATAAGAGCTCATTTTGGAATGATCTCCACATATCACCTGTTCGAAATGCTTCAGGAAAG GTAGCGTACTTTGTGGGTGTGCAGATGGATGAAGATGATAAAAAGCAGGATGAACATGGGTTGAACCCTAAGATGAAACAACTTAGCACCGTGGGTGCAGTCAGGGTGGCCGTGAGGAGCTTGTCCATGACTGTGGGATGTTCACGGGGCTAG
- the LOC111798841 gene encoding homeobox-leucine zipper protein HOX20-like codes for MDSKTTHFLPLPESLPSLWISDSCSSMEGEFSQPQVKADRNRGGKKRRLTLDQVRMLERTFNAENKLEHERKVQIAEEIGLRPRQVAVWFQNRRARSKTKKIEIDYESLNAEYDKLKNDFDSLLKVNHELKAEVDQLRDKWAATEKMKNPYEPVGDFYKVEMGSSRQEQGSRSSSKSDVFYAESPTRENQSRSGNFLRDEEEDDELGYLGILEDELSADELMDSFNVMSSAAEDQSFCFWSF; via the exons ATGGATTCTAAAACGACCCATTTCCTACCATTGCCTGAATCTCTCCCCTCTCTATGGATCTCCGATTCTTGCTCTTCCATGGAAGGTGAATTCTCCCAACCACAAGTGAAGGCAGATCGAAACCGAGGCGGCAAGAAACGAAGGCTCACACTGGATCAAGTTCGGATGCTTGAGAGAACTTTTAATGCTGAAAACAAGCTTGAACATGAGAGGAAGGTTCAAATTGCAGAGGAGATTGGTTTACGGCCTCGCCAAGTTGCAGTTTGGTTCCAGAATCGAAGAGCTCGATCCAAGACCAAGAAGATCGAAATTGATTATGAATCATTGAATGCTGAATATGATAAGCTCAAGAATGATTTTGACAGTCTTTTAAAAGTGAATCATGAACTGAAAGCAGAG GTTGATCAGCTGAGAGACAAATGGGCTGCTACTGAGAAGATGAAAAATCCTTATGAACCAGTTGGAGATTTTTACAAGGTGGAAATGGGGTCATCCAGACAGGAACAGGGTAGCCGAAGCTCAAGCAAAAGTGATGTCTTTTATGCTGAGAGCCCGACCAGGGAAAACCAGTCACGGTCGGGGAATTTCTTgcgagatgaagaagaagatgatgaattagGGTACTTGGGGATACTAGAAGATGAACTTTCTGCTGATGAGCTCATGGATTCCTTTAATGTTATGAGTAGTGCAGCTGAAGATCAATCTTTCTGTTTCTGGTCTTTTTGA
- the LOC111798848 gene encoding uncharacterized protein At1g27050 produces the protein MGRKRDKPYPSPHHSTSFAKRRRHQPPASLPAEDDDVDKPLPKPAPPLALVVVDLPSHCSVLDLKSRFEIYGSISRIRIDRDCVGYIMYRTKDSADAAMAAALDPSFGFTIDSKKVQVLWANDPQVQWRQGINVGVNKNKEMSSKLLRAEVPLSRHGRGNKLASTVVNPRKSNSSSRSDEPFRGREVVAYDDIL, from the exons ATGGGTCGAAAGAGAGATAAACCTTACCCTTCCCCCCACCACTCTACGTCCTTCGCTAAGAGGCGGCGCCATCAGCCGCCGGCATCGTTGCCTGCGGAGGACGATGATGTGGACAAGCCCTTGCCGAAGCCTGCGCCGCCGCTTGCCCTAGTCGTCGTTGACCTTCCGTCACACTGCTCGGTGCTTGACTTGAAGTCCCGATTTGAGATCTACGGATCCATCTCCCGCATCCGCATCGATCGTGATTGTGTTGGCTACATCATGTATCGTACCAAAGACTCCGCTGATGCTGCCATGGCCGCTGCCCTCGATCCCTCATTCGGCTTCACCATTGATTCCAAAAAG GTTCAGGTATTATGGGCGAATGATCCTCAAGTGCAATGGCGGCAAGGGATTAACGTTGGTGTTAACAAGAACAAGGAAATGTCATCGAAGCTCTTGCGGGCAGAAGTGCCACTGAGTAGACATGGAAGAGGCAATAAGCTTGCTTCAACCGTTGTCAACCCCAGAAAAAGCAACAGCTCATCAAGGTCCGATGAGCCTTTCAGGGGCAGGGAAGTTGTTGCTTACGATGATATTCTCTAA
- the LOC111798634 gene encoding uncharacterized protein LOC111798634: MNFLLRSTHTVPPERPSVQETPPPAAYYAPKPAVTLEGLISEDPFPQYSAVGNNDEEADASGGDNGSIAGHMDRSGRARVVKHTDVSEEEGWISIPCKGLPNDWKNASDVHALCSEDRSFVFPGEQICILACLSAYKQDTETITPFKVAAVMSKNGKWHSPKKQNGNMDDETNSTNGETHSTDQNGENLLCEKFDPSEDVSASESLLRMEDHRRQTETLLQRFENSHFFVRIAESSDPLWSKKGSTDKQSDCETVGQNTVKSSINAVIDQGDFNSNVSGGVARGTFKCCSLSDGSIVVLLHVNVGVDILRDPVLEILQFEKYQERPMSFENQDALGYANPDPCGELLKWLLPLDNTIPSIPRPLSPPRLTTNAGIGGTSQKSSVSASPGSQLFSLGHFRSYSMSSIPHNTAPPPAPIKAASSKPSFEIDNWDQFSTQKPSKSKRIGGHDLLSFRGVSLEQERFSVCCGLKGIHIPGRRWRRKLEIIHPVEIQSFAADCNTDDLLCVQIKNVSPAHIPDIIIYIDAITIVFEEASKDGLPSSLPIACVEGGNEHSLPNLALRRNEEHSFILKPATSMWRNIKACGERNSQSSRLQAGNATSSLLLTSKNIDQYAIMVTCRCNYTESRLFFKQPTSWRPRISRDLMVSVALSGDTPKPNGIVSHLPVQVLTLQASNLTSEDLTMTVRAPASSTSPSVISLNSSPSSPMSPYMVLKEVAGRIGSEKCSTLERPRSIPAASENKKHSVDFTGRSVSFKEQSSPMSDIIPSAGLGCSHLWLQSRVPLGCIPSQSTATIKLELLPLTDGIITLDTLQIDVKEKGATYIPEHSLKINATSSVSTGII, from the exons ATGAATTTTCTACTCAGATCTACACATACCGTCCCTCCAGAGAGGCCATCTGTTCAAGAAACCCCTCCTCCAGCTGCCTATTACGCGCCAAAGCCAGCAGTAACTTTGGAGGGTCTGATTTCTGAAGATCCGTTTCCCCAATATTCTGCTGTTGGTAATAATGACGAGGAGGCTGATGCATCTGGCGGTGATAATGGAAGTATTGCTGGTCATATGGACAGAAGCGGCCGTGCTAGGGTAGTAAAGCATACTGATGTTTCCGAGGAAGAAGGGTGGATTTCCATTCCATGCA AGGGTCTTCCTAATGATTGGAAAAATGCATCAGATGTGCATGCATTATGCAGTGAGGACCGATCTTTTGTATTCCCAG GTGAACAAATATGTATCTTGGCATGTTTATCTGCTTATAAACAGGATACAGAAACCATTACTCCTTTTAAAGTCGCAGCAGTTATgagtaaaaatggaaaatggcATAGtcccaaaaaacaaaatgggaACATGGATGATGAAACTAATTCCACGAATGGGGAAACACATAGTACAGACCAGAATGGTGAAAATCTTTTATGTGAGAAGTTTGATCCATCAGAGGATGTTTCTGCCAGTGAGTCTCTTCTCAGAATGGAAGACCACAGACGACAAACAGAAACATTGTTACAACGATTTGAGAACTCTCACTTTTTTGTAAGAATTGCCGAGTCTAGTGATCCCCTTTGGTCAAAAAAAGGATCTACTGACAAACAAAGTGACTGTGAGACGGTGGGCCAAAACACTGTTAAGTCTAGCATAAATGCAGTCATTGATCAAGGGGACTTTAATTCCAATGTCTCTGGTGGCGTAGCAAGAGGTACCTTCAAGTGCTGCTCTCTTTCTGACGGAAGCATAGTG GTGCTTTTACATGTGAACGTTGGTGTTGACATATTGAGAGATCCTGTATTGgaaattcttcaatttgagAAATACCAAGAGCGGCCAATGTCATTTGAGAATCAGGATGCCTTAGGTTATGCAAATCCGGATCCATGTGGAGAATTGTTGAAATGGTTGCTTCCTCTAGATAACACCATTCCTTCTATTCCCCGCCCTTTATCCCCTCCCCGTTTAACTACCAATGCAGGAATTGGTGGCACATCTCAGAAGTCCAGTGTTTCTGCTTCACCTGGCTCTCAGCTCTTCTCACTTGGCCATTTTAGAAGCTACTCTATGTCCTCTATACCTCACAATACGGCACCACCTCCTGCACCCATTAAAGCTGCAAGTTCAAAGCCAAGCTTTGAAATTGATAATTGGGACCAGTTCTCAACCCAGAAGCCTTCAAAGAGCAAAAGAATTGGGGGCCATGACCTTTTATCATTTCGAGGCGTCTCTTTGGAGCAAGAGAGATTTTCTGTTTGTTGTGGACTGAAAGGAATTCATATTCCAGGAAGACGATGGAGGAGAAAACTTGAAATCATTCATCCTGTCGAAATCCAGTCCTTTGCTGCTGATTGCAATACAGATGACCTTTTATGCGTTCAAATTAAG AATGTGTCTCCAGCTCATATACCggatatcataatatatattgatgCTATAACGATTGTTTTTGAAGAGGCATCAAAGGATGGACTCCCCTCATCATTACCAATAGCTTGCGTAGAAGGAGGCAATGAACACAGCTTACCAAATTTAGCCCTCAG GAGAAACGAAGAGCACTCTTTTATTCTCAAACCAGCAACTTCTATGTGGAGGAATATAAAGGCTTGTGGAGAAAGAAATTCTCAATCATCCCGGTTGCAGGCTGGAAATGCGACATCAAGTTTGTTGCTTACCTCCAAAAATATTGATCAATATGCAATTATGGTAACTTGCCGGTGCAACTATACTG AGTCGAGATTGTTTTTCAAGCAACCAACTAGTTGGCGACCTCGAATTTCAAGGGATCTTATGGTGTCTGTGGCGCTTTCAGGGGACACCCCTAAACCCAATGGGATTGTTTCTCACCTTCCCGTTCAG GTTTTGACACTTCAAGCATCAAATTTAACATCTGAAGATCTGACCATGACGGTTCGTGCTCCAGCTTCATCCACTTCTCCATCTGTGATTTCGTTGAATTCCTCACCATCATCACCCATGAGTCCGTAcatggttttaaaagaagttgCTGGAAGAATCGGCAGTGAGAAGTGTAGTACATTGGAAAGACCGAGATCAATTCCTGCTGCATCTGAGAATAAAAAACACAGTGTTGATTTTACAGGCCGGTCGGTTTCTTTTAAAGAACAATCTTCTCCCATGTCAGATATCATCCCGAGTGCTGGTTTAGGTTGCTCGCATTTGTGGCTCCAGAGTAGAGTTCCATTAGG ATGTATTCCTTCTCAATCCACAGCTACCATCAAACTTGAGCTACTTCCCTTGACTGATGGCATAATTACGCTTGACACATTACAGATTGATGTCAAGGAAAAAG GTGCTACGTATATCCCCGAGCACTCACTGAAAATAAATGCAACCTCCAGCGTTTCTACTGGGATTATTTAA
- the LOC111798829 gene encoding thaumatin-like protein 1 yields MDSGSIFLLLGVLSSFSGAYGCVFTITNNCPHPIWPGTLSGAGTPPLPTTGFLLNSGQSVRIPSTPGWSGRIWGRTGCNFDASGIGKCQTGDCGGRLECDGNGATPPASLFEITVGTGDDKDFYDVSIVDGYNLPLVVVPRGVFGPCNATGCASDLNLGCPKELQVVGGDGGQAGGVVACKSACEAFGLDQYCCSGQFANPTTCHPSIYSSIFKHACPKAYSYAYDDGTSTFTCKAYDYTIVFCPDADGTKKASNETTSNPGIEEPSNGEFIHLVSSSNIRLPFPLAVVLLIVINILF; encoded by the exons ATGGATTCTGGtagcatttttcttcttcttggtgtcCTTTCCTCCTTCTCTGGCGCATACGGCTGCGTATTCACCATCACAAACAATTGCCCGCATCCCATATGGCCAGGCACGCTCTCTggcgctggcacaccgccgcTTCCCACGACAGGATTTCTTTTGAACTCGGGTCAAAGTGTTAGAATCCCATCGACTCCGGGATGGTCGGGACGAATATGGGGAAGGACCGGATGCAACTTCGATGCATCCGGGATTGGGAAGTGTCAAACAGGAGATTGTGGGGGGAGGCTAGAATGTGATGGCAATGGTGCCACTCCACCCGCTTCGCTCTTTGAGATCACTGTTGGCACTGGCGATGACAAGGACTTCTACGATGTCAGCATTGTCGATGGCTATAACTTGCCGCTCGTCGTCGTGCCACGCGGTGTCTTTGGACCCTGTAATGCCACAGGCTGTGCTTCCGATCTCAATTTAG GTTGCCCAAAAGAGCTGCAAGTAGTGGGGGGAGATGGGGGACAAGCAGGGGGAGTGGTGGCATGCAAAAGCGCATGCGAGGCATTTGGGCTTGACCAATACTGTTGCAGTGGACAATTTGCAAACCCCACGACATGCCACCCTTCCATTTACTCCTCAATTTTCAAGCATGCATGTCCAAAGGCATACAGTTATGCCTATGACGATGGGACTAGCACTTTTACCTGCAAAGCTTACGACTATACGATTGTGTTCTGCCCCGACGCCGATGG AACAAAGAAAGCATCAAATGAAACAACCAGCAATCCAGGCATTGAAGAGCCAAGCAATGGAGAGTTCATACATTTGGTTTCTTCATCCAACATTCGCCTACCCTTTCCATTAGCAGTTGTGTTGCTCATCGTCATCAACATACTCTTCTAA